One stretch of Streptomyces peucetius DNA includes these proteins:
- the uvrC gene encoding excinuclease ABC subunit UvrC yields the protein MADPSSYRPKPGQIPDSPGVYRFRDEHRRVIYVGKAKSLRSRLGSYFQDLANLHPRTRTMVTTAASVEWTVVSTEVEALQLEYSWIKEYDPRFNVKYRDDKSYPYLAVTLNEDFPRVQVMRGAKKKGVRYFGPYGHAWAIRETVDLMLRVFPVRTCSAGVFRNHVQKGRPCLLGYIGKCSAPCVGRVTPEEHRELAEEFCDFMAGRTGTYIRRLEKQMMAAAEEMEYEKAARLRDDIEALKRALEKNAVVLADATDADLIALAEDELEAAVQIFHVRGGRVRGQRGWVTDKVENVDTAGLVEHALQQLYGEESGDAVPKEVLVPALPEDTDAVTQWLSGRRGAGVSLRVPQRGDKKALMETVERNALQALGLHKTKRASDLTTRSRALEEIAEALGLDSAPLRIECFDISHLQGEDVVASMVVFEDGLARKSEYRRFQIKGFEGQDDVRSMHEVITRRFKRYLAEKDRTGEWIGGDDPGHEAKDEEGRPKKFAYPPQLVVVDGGQPQVAAAKRALDELGIDDVAVCGLAKRLEEVWLPHDDDPVVLPRSSEGLYLLQRVRDTAHDFAIRYQRSKRSKRIRTSPLDAVPGLGDTRKQALIKHFGSVKRLRQATIEQICEVPGMGRKTAESVVVALARTAPPAPAVNTATGEIIEENDGGSTA from the coding sequence ATGGCCGACCCCTCCAGCTACCGCCCCAAGCCGGGACAGATCCCCGACTCGCCGGGGGTCTACCGGTTCCGCGACGAACACCGCCGGGTGATCTACGTCGGCAAGGCCAAGAGCCTGCGTTCGCGCCTCGGGAGCTACTTCCAGGACCTGGCGAATCTCCACCCGCGCACCCGGACCATGGTCACCACCGCGGCCTCCGTCGAGTGGACGGTCGTCTCGACCGAGGTGGAGGCGCTCCAGCTGGAGTACTCCTGGATTAAGGAGTACGACCCCCGGTTCAACGTCAAGTACCGCGACGACAAGAGCTACCCCTATCTGGCGGTGACGCTGAACGAGGACTTCCCGAGGGTCCAGGTGATGCGCGGCGCCAAGAAGAAGGGCGTCCGCTACTTCGGTCCGTACGGGCACGCCTGGGCGATCCGCGAGACCGTCGACCTCATGCTGCGCGTCTTCCCGGTGCGTACCTGCTCCGCGGGCGTCTTCCGCAACCACGTGCAGAAGGGCCGCCCCTGTCTGCTGGGCTACATCGGCAAGTGCTCCGCGCCCTGCGTGGGCCGGGTCACGCCCGAGGAGCACCGCGAACTGGCCGAGGAGTTCTGCGACTTCATGGCCGGCCGGACCGGGACGTACATCCGCCGCCTCGAGAAGCAGATGATGGCCGCGGCCGAGGAGATGGAGTACGAGAAGGCGGCCCGCCTCCGTGACGACATAGAGGCCCTCAAGCGCGCCCTCGAGAAGAACGCGGTGGTGCTGGCCGACGCCACCGACGCCGACCTGATCGCGCTCGCCGAGGACGAGCTGGAGGCGGCGGTGCAGATCTTCCACGTGCGCGGCGGCCGGGTCCGCGGCCAGCGCGGCTGGGTCACCGACAAGGTGGAGAACGTCGACACGGCCGGCCTGGTCGAGCACGCCCTCCAGCAGCTGTACGGCGAGGAGAGCGGCGACGCCGTCCCGAAGGAGGTCCTCGTTCCCGCCCTGCCCGAGGACACCGACGCGGTCACGCAGTGGCTGAGCGGGCGCCGCGGGGCGGGTGTCTCCCTGCGCGTCCCGCAGCGCGGCGACAAGAAGGCCCTGATGGAGACGGTCGAGCGCAACGCGCTCCAGGCCCTCGGGCTACACAAGACCAAGCGCGCCAGCGATCTGACCACCCGCTCCCGTGCCCTGGAGGAGATCGCGGAGGCCCTCGGGCTCGACTCGGCACCGCTGCGCATCGAGTGCTTCGACATCTCGCACCTGCAGGGCGAGGACGTGGTGGCGTCCATGGTCGTCTTCGAGGACGGGCTCGCCCGCAAGAGCGAGTACCGCCGCTTCCAGATCAAGGGCTTCGAGGGCCAGGACGACGTCCGCTCCATGCACGAGGTGATCACCCGCCGCTTCAAGCGCTACCTCGCGGAGAAGGACCGTACGGGTGAGTGGATCGGCGGTGACGACCCCGGCCACGAGGCCAAGGACGAAGAAGGCCGGCCGAAGAAGTTCGCCTACCCGCCGCAGCTCGTCGTCGTCGACGGCGGACAGCCGCAGGTGGCGGCGGCCAAGCGCGCCCTGGACGAGCTCGGCATCGACGACGTCGCGGTCTGCGGCCTCGCCAAGCGCCTCGAGGAGGTCTGGCTGCCGCACGACGACGACCCCGTGGTCCTGCCGCGGTCGAGCGAGGGCCTGTATCTGCTCCAGCGGGTACGGGACACGGCCCACGACTTCGCCATCCGCTATCAGCGTTCCAAGCGTTCCAAGCGCATCAGGACCAGCCCTCTGGACGCGGTTCCCGGGCTCGGCGACACCAGGAAGCAGGCACTGATCAAGCATTTCGGCTCGGTCAAGCGCCTGCGGCAGGCGACAATCGAGCAGATCTGCGAGGTTCCCGGCATGGGCCGCAAGACGGCCGAGTCCGTGGTCGTGGCCCTGGCACGGACGGCGCCGCCCGCGCCTGCCGTGAACACCGCCACAGGAGAGATCATTGAAGAGAACGACGGGGGCAGCACGGCATGA
- a CDS encoding TerC family protein — MDVSMTIWVLTILGLSALIAVDFFIGRKPHDVSIKEAGIWTVVWIVLAALFGFGLLFAGESQASGEFFAGFITEKSLSVDNLFVFVLIMAKFAVPSHLQQRVLLIGVLIALVLRAIFIAAGAAIIASFSWVFYIFGAFLIYTAWKLIQEARSDEEEEEFEENRLLKSVERRFGVADKYHGTKLFIRNNGKRVLTPLMVVMLAIGTTDVLFALDSIPAIFGLTQDPYIVFTANAFALMGLRQLYFLIGGLLKKLVHLSYGLSVILGFIGVKLVLHALHESGVHVPEISIPVSLAVICGVLVVTTVTSLIASKKQAEREAANDAKKESVEA, encoded by the coding sequence GTGGACGTTTCAATGACCATCTGGGTGCTGACCATTCTCGGTCTCAGCGCCCTCATCGCGGTCGACTTCTTCATCGGGCGCAAGCCCCACGACGTATCGATCAAGGAAGCCGGCATCTGGACCGTGGTCTGGATCGTCCTGGCGGCACTCTTCGGCTTCGGCCTGCTGTTCGCCGGCGAGAGCCAGGCGTCGGGCGAGTTCTTCGCGGGCTTCATCACGGAGAAGTCGCTGAGCGTCGACAACCTCTTCGTCTTCGTCCTGATCATGGCGAAGTTCGCCGTGCCCTCACACCTCCAGCAGCGGGTGCTGCTCATCGGTGTGCTGATAGCGCTGGTGCTGCGGGCCATCTTCATCGCGGCCGGTGCGGCCATCATCGCAAGCTTCTCCTGGGTCTTCTACATCTTCGGCGCGTTCCTGATCTACACCGCCTGGAAGCTCATCCAGGAGGCGCGCTCCGACGAAGAGGAGGAGGAGTTCGAGGAGAACAGGCTCCTCAAGTCGGTCGAGCGCCGCTTCGGCGTCGCCGACAAGTACCACGGCACGAAGCTCTTCATCCGTAACAACGGCAAGCGCGTCCTGACACCGCTCATGGTCGTCATGCTCGCCATCGGCACCACCGATGTGCTCTTCGCGCTGGACTCCATCCCCGCGATCTTCGGCCTCACCCAGGACCCGTACATCGTCTTCACCGCCAACGCCTTCGCGCTGATGGGCCTGCGACAGCTGTACTTCCTCATCGGCGGGCTGCTGAAGAAGCTGGTCCACCTCAGTTACGGCCTGTCGGTGATCCTGGGCTTCATCGGGGTGAAGCTGGTGCTGCACGCCCTGCACGAGAGCGGGGTGCACGTCCCGGAGATCTCCATCCCGGTCTCGCTGGCCGTGATCTGCGGTGTCCTCGTCGTCACGACCGTCACCAGCCTGATCGCCTCCAAGAAGCAGGCGGAGCGGGAAGCGGCCAACGACGCGAAGAAGGAGAGCGTCGAGGCCTGA
- a CDS encoding maleylpyruvate isomerase family mycothiol-dependent enzyme — translation MIDPVSDLRSVHEATDRLLTAAAGLGNAAVAEPSRLPGWTRGHVLAHISRNADALVNVLEGRPMYVTGEARDADIERDAPRALSEQLDDLRASAARFQDAGGAQGDWERTVELRNGVTDRAARVPFRRLVEVELHHVDLGTGYELEDLPKEFTQRETAFLAERWSGRADVPPTRVLTGDGEWRTGGTDGAPVTVSGSPADVLGWLSGRRDGTGLECAGGPLPVLPAL, via the coding sequence ATGATCGATCCTGTGAGCGACCTTCGCTCTGTACACGAAGCGACGGACCGGCTCCTCACCGCAGCCGCCGGACTGGGCAACGCCGCGGTCGCCGAGCCGTCACGACTGCCGGGCTGGACCCGCGGCCATGTGCTCGCCCACATCTCCCGTAACGCCGACGCGCTCGTAAATGTTCTCGAGGGCCGACCGATGTATGTCACAGGCGAGGCCCGCGACGCGGACATCGAGCGCGACGCGCCCCGGGCGCTCTCCGAGCAGCTCGACGACCTGCGCGCCTCGGCGGCACGCTTCCAGGACGCGGGCGGCGCCCAGGGCGACTGGGAGCGCACCGTCGAGCTGCGCAACGGTGTGACCGACCGCGCGGCACGGGTCCCGTTCCGCCGCCTCGTCGAGGTCGAGCTCCACCATGTCGACCTCGGCACGGGCTACGAGCTGGAGGACCTGCCCAAGGAGTTCACGCAGCGGGAGACCGCCTTCCTGGCGGAGCGCTGGAGCGGCCGCGCGGACGTGCCCCCGACCCGTGTCCTCACCGGCGACGGCGAGTGGCGGACCGGCGGCACCGACGGTGCTCCCGTCACCGTCTCCGGCTCCCCGGCGGATGTGCTGGGCTGGCTCTCGGGCCGCCGCGACGGTACGGGCCTGGAGTGCGCCGGGGGCCCGCTGCCCGTACTGCCGGCGCTGTAG
- the rapZ gene encoding RNase adapter RapZ translates to MTEHDGDGAADVSTGNGTEPGGEAAADAAIPELVIISGMSGAGRSTAAKCLEDLGWFVVDNLPPALIPTMVELGARSQGNVARIAVVVDVRGRRFFDNLRESLADLDAKQVTRRIVFLESSDDALVRRFESVRRPHPLQGDGRIVDGIAAERDLLRELRGDADLVIDTSGLNVHELRAKMDAQFAGDEEPELRATVMSFGFKYGLPVDADLVVDMRFLPNPHWVPELRPFTGLNDEVANYVFNQPGAKEFLDRYTELLQLIAAGYRREGKRYVTVAVGCTGGKHRSVATSEKLAARLSSAGVETVVVHRDLGRE, encoded by the coding sequence ATGACTGAGCACGACGGAGACGGAGCAGCAGACGTGAGTACGGGCAACGGCACCGAGCCCGGCGGCGAGGCCGCGGCGGACGCGGCCATCCCCGAGCTGGTGATCATCTCCGGGATGTCCGGCGCCGGCCGCAGTACGGCGGCCAAGTGTCTGGAGGACCTCGGCTGGTTCGTCGTCGACAACCTGCCGCCCGCACTGATCCCCACGATGGTGGAGCTGGGCGCCCGCTCGCAGGGCAACGTCGCGCGCATCGCCGTCGTCGTCGACGTGCGCGGCCGGCGCTTCTTCGACAACCTCCGCGAGTCCCTGGCCGACCTCGACGCCAAGCAGGTCACCCGCCGGATCGTCTTCCTCGAGTCGTCGGACGACGCACTGGTGCGCCGGTTCGAGTCGGTGCGCCGCCCGCACCCGCTGCAGGGCGACGGCCGGATCGTCGACGGCATCGCCGCCGAGCGTGACCTGCTGCGCGAGCTGCGCGGTGACGCCGACCTGGTGATCGACACCTCCGGTCTCAACGTCCACGAGCTGCGCGCCAAGATGGACGCCCAGTTCGCCGGCGACGAGGAGCCGGAGCTGCGCGCGACGGTCATGTCGTTCGGTTTCAAGTACGGCCTGCCCGTCGACGCCGACCTCGTCGTCGACATGCGTTTCCTGCCGAACCCGCACTGGGTGCCGGAGCTGCGCCCCTTCACCGGTCTCAACGACGAGGTGGCGAACTATGTCTTCAACCAGCCCGGCGCCAAGGAGTTCCTCGACCGTTACACCGAACTGCTCCAGCTGATCGCCGCCGGCTACCGCCGCGAGGGCAAGCGGTACGTGACCGTCGCGGTGGGCTGCACCGGCGGCAAGCACCGCTCCGTCGCCACCTCCGAGAAGCTGGCCGCCCGTCTGTCCTCCGCCGGTGTCGAGACTGTCGTCGTCCACCGGGACCTGGGGCGCGAGTGA
- a CDS encoding MBL fold metallo-hydrolase has translation MTYSGAVKVGGPADVHELADLMISKVAVGPMDNNAYLLRCRATGEQLLIDAAADPDTLLQLIGDDSIAAVVTTHRHGDHWQALEDVVRTTGARTYAGRHDAEGIPVPTDVPVEDGDTIRVGRVELTARHLVGHTPGSIVLVYDDPHGHPHVFTGDCLFPGGVGNTHKDPQAFTSLLDGVEEKLFAVLPDETWVYPGHGKDTTLGEERPHLAEWRERGW, from the coding sequence ATGACATACAGCGGAGCTGTGAAGGTCGGTGGCCCGGCGGACGTGCACGAGCTCGCCGACCTGATGATCTCCAAGGTCGCGGTCGGACCGATGGACAACAACGCCTATCTGCTGCGCTGCCGGGCTACCGGTGAGCAGCTGTTGATCGACGCGGCGGCCGATCCGGACACGCTGCTGCAGCTGATCGGTGACGATTCCATCGCCGCCGTCGTCACGACCCACCGGCACGGCGACCACTGGCAGGCGCTGGAGGACGTGGTCAGGACGACCGGCGCCCGTACCTACGCCGGCCGTCATGACGCGGAAGGCATCCCCGTCCCGACCGACGTGCCCGTCGAGGACGGGGACACGATCCGGGTCGGACGGGTGGAGCTGACCGCCCGTCATCTGGTCGGCCACACCCCCGGGTCCATCGTGCTGGTCTACGACGACCCCCACGGGCATCCGCACGTGTTCACCGGCGACTGCCTGTTCCCCGGCGGCGTGGGCAATACGCACAAGGACCCGCAGGCGTTCACGAGCCTGCTCGACGGTGTGGAGGAGAAGCTCTTCGCCGTGCTTCCCGACGAGACCTGGGTCTACCCGGGGCACGGCAAGGACACGACCCTGGGCGAGGAGCGTCCCCACCTGGCGGAGTGGCGCGAGCGGGGCTGGTAG
- the uvrA gene encoding excinuclease ABC subunit UvrA, with the protein MADRLIVRGAREHNLKNVSLDLPRDSLIVFTGLSGSGKSSLAFDTIFAEGQRRYVESLSSYARQFLGQMDKPDVDFIEGLSPAVSIDQKSTSRNPRSTVGTITEVYDYLRLLFARIGKPHCPECRRVISRQSPQAIVDKVLELPEGSRFQVLSPLVRERKGEFVDLFSDLQTKGYSRARVDGKTVQLAEPPTLKKQEKHTIEVVVDRLTVKDSAKRRLTDSVETALGLSGGMVVLDFVDLPEDDPERERMYSEHLYCPYDDLSFEELEPRSFSFNSPFGACPDCTGIGTRMEVDPELIVPDEEKSLDEGAIHPWSHGHTKEYFGRLIDGLAQALGFSTDMPWAGLPARAKKALLHGHKTQLEVRYRNRYGRERAWTTPAFEGAVQFVKRRHSEAESDSSRERFEGYMREVPCPTCEGTRLKPIVLAVTVMERSIAEVSAMSISECAEFLGRLKLNARDKKIAERVLKEVNERLRFLVDVGLDYLSLNRAAGTLSGGEAQRIRLATQIGSGLVGVLYVLDEPSIGLHQRDNHRLIETLVRLRDMGNTLIVVEHDEDTIKVADWVVDIGPGAGEHGGKVVHSGPLKQLLANKESMTGQYLSGQRSIATPELRRPVDPTRRLTVHGARENNLQDIDVAFPLGVLTAVTGVSGSGKSTLVNDILYTHLARELNGAKSVPGRHTRVDGDDLVDKVVHVDQSPIGRTPRSNPATYTGVFDHVRKLFAETMEAKVRGYLPGRFSFNVKGGRCENCSGDGTIKIEMNFLPDVYVPCEVCHGARYNRETLDVHYKGKSIAEVLDMPIEEALDFFEAVPTISRHLRTLNEVGLGYVRLGQPAPTLSGGEAQRVKLASELQKRSTGRTVYVLDEPTTGLHFEDISKLITVLSGLVDKGNSVIVIEHNLDVIKTADWVIDMGPEGGNGGGLVIAEGTPEQVAGVPASHTGKFLRDILDAERISDAAAAGGGAGAAVPAARKPSARKPAKKAGVAAKGARARKA; encoded by the coding sequence GTGGCCGACCGTCTCATCGTTCGTGGCGCTCGCGAGCACAACCTGAAAAACGTCTCGCTCGACCTCCCGCGTGACTCCCTCATCGTGTTCACCGGGCTCTCGGGGTCGGGAAAGTCGTCCCTCGCGTTCGACACGATCTTCGCCGAGGGGCAGCGCCGGTACGTCGAATCGCTCTCCTCCTACGCCCGGCAGTTCCTCGGACAGATGGACAAGCCGGACGTCGACTTCATCGAGGGCCTCTCACCGGCCGTCTCGATCGACCAGAAGTCGACCTCGCGCAACCCGCGCTCCACGGTCGGCACCATCACCGAGGTCTACGACTATCTGCGTCTGCTGTTCGCGCGGATCGGCAAGCCGCACTGCCCCGAGTGCCGCCGGGTCATCTCGCGGCAGTCGCCGCAGGCCATCGTCGACAAGGTGCTCGAGCTGCCCGAGGGCAGCCGCTTCCAGGTGCTCTCGCCGCTGGTGCGTGAGCGCAAGGGCGAGTTCGTCGACCTCTTCTCCGATCTGCAGACCAAGGGCTACAGCCGGGCACGGGTCGACGGGAAGACCGTCCAGCTCGCCGAGCCGCCCACGCTGAAGAAGCAGGAGAAGCACACCATCGAGGTGGTCGTCGACCGCCTCACCGTGAAGGACTCCGCCAAGCGCCGGCTCACCGACTCCGTCGAGACCGCGCTCGGACTCTCCGGCGGCATGGTCGTGCTCGACTTCGTCGACCTCCCGGAGGACGACCCCGAGCGCGAGCGGATGTACTCGGAGCATCTGTACTGCCCGTACGACGACCTGTCCTTCGAGGAGCTCGAGCCCCGCTCCTTCTCGTTCAACTCTCCCTTCGGCGCCTGCCCCGACTGCACCGGCATCGGCACCCGGATGGAGGTCGACCCCGAGCTGATCGTCCCCGACGAGGAGAAGTCGCTCGACGAGGGCGCGATCCACCCCTGGTCCCACGGCCACACCAAGGAGTACTTCGGCCGCCTGATCGACGGGCTCGCGCAGGCACTCGGCTTCTCCACGGACATGCCCTGGGCCGGGCTGCCCGCCCGCGCCAAGAAGGCCCTGCTCCACGGGCACAAGACCCAGCTCGAGGTCCGCTACCGAAACCGGTACGGACGCGAGCGCGCCTGGACCACCCCGGCCTTCGAAGGGGCCGTGCAGTTCGTCAAGCGGCGGCACTCCGAGGCCGAGAGCGACTCCAGCAGGGAGCGCTTCGAGGGCTACATGCGCGAGGTGCCCTGCCCGACCTGTGAGGGCACCCGGCTCAAGCCGATCGTGCTCGCGGTCACCGTGATGGAGAGGTCCATCGCCGAGGTCTCCGCGATGTCGATCAGCGAGTGCGCCGAGTTCCTCGGCCGCCTCAAGCTCAATGCCCGCGACAAGAAGATCGCCGAGCGGGTCCTCAAGGAAGTCAACGAGCGGCTGCGCTTCCTGGTCGACGTCGGCCTGGACTACCTGTCGCTCAACCGTGCCGCCGGCACGCTGTCCGGCGGCGAGGCCCAGCGCATCCGGCTGGCCACCCAGATCGGTTCCGGCCTGGTCGGCGTGCTCTACGTCCTCGACGAGCCCTCCATCGGCCTCCACCAGCGCGACAACCACCGGCTGATCGAGACCCTCGTCCGGCTCCGCGACATGGGCAACACCCTGATCGTCGTCGAGCACGACGAGGACACCATCAAGGTCGCCGACTGGGTCGTCGACATCGGCCCCGGCGCGGGCGAGCACGGCGGCAAGGTCGTGCACTCCGGCCCGTTGAAGCAGCTGCTCGCCAACAAGGAGTCGATGACCGGGCAGTACCTGTCCGGTCAGCGGTCCATCGCGACTCCGGAGCTGCGCCGCCCCGTCGACCCGACGCGCCGGCTGACCGTGCACGGCGCCCGGGAGAACAATCTCCAGGACATCGACGTCGCCTTCCCGCTCGGAGTCCTGACGGCCGTCACCGGCGTCTCCGGCTCCGGAAAGTCGACCCTGGTCAACGACATCCTCTACACCCACCTCGCCCGCGAACTGAACGGCGCGAAGTCGGTGCCGGGCCGCCACACCCGGGTCGACGGCGACGACCTCGTCGACAAGGTGGTCCATGTCGACCAGTCGCCCATCGGCCGCACCCCGCGGTCCAACCCGGCGACGTACACCGGTGTCTTCGACCACGTCCGCAAGCTCTTCGCGGAGACCATGGAGGCCAAGGTCCGCGGCTATCTGCCGGGCCGGTTCTCCTTCAACGTCAAGGGCGGCCGCTGCGAGAACTGCTCCGGCGACGGCACGATCAAGATCGAGATGAACTTCCTGCCGGACGTGTACGTCCCGTGCGAGGTCTGCCACGGAGCGCGGTACAACCGCGAGACCCTGGACGTCCACTACAAGGGCAAGTCCATCGCGGAGGTGCTGGACATGCCGATCGAGGAGGCGCTGGACTTCTTCGAGGCCGTCCCGACGATCTCCCGCCATCTGCGGACCCTCAACGAGGTCGGCCTCGGGTACGTCAGGCTCGGCCAGCCCGCGCCGACGCTGTCGGGCGGTGAGGCGCAGCGCGTGAAGCTGGCGTCCGAACTCCAGAAGCGCTCGACGGGCCGGACGGTCTACGTGCTGGACGAGCCGACCACGGGTCTGCACTTCGAGGACATCAGCAAGCTGATCACGGTTCTCTCCGGGCTGGTCGACAAGGGCAACTCGGTGATCGTCATCGAGCACAACCTCGACGTCATCAAGACGGCGGACTGGGTCATCGACATGGGTCCCGAGGGCGGCAACGGCGGCGGCCTGGTGATCGCCGAGGGCACGCCGGAGCAGGTCGCGGGCGTGCCGGCCAGTCACACCGGCAAGTTCCTGCGGGACATCCTGGACGCGGAGCGGATCAGTGACGCGGCGGCCGCCGGGGGCGGCGCGGGGGCGGCGGTGCCGGCGGCGCGGAAGCCGTCGGCGCGTAAGCCGGCGAAGAAGGCGGGGGTGGCGGCGAAGGGGGCGCGGGCGCGGAAGGCGTGA
- a CDS encoding alpha/beta hydrolase family protein codes for MAVLIRRGAKDTGTPAGPALRLDRFVTPSEAAVLLLHGGRADALEPPSALNLPGVRMRPFVRSVARATTGHGIALGRVRYAFRGWNGSRADAGRDALRALDELAAVTGPVPTVLVGHSMGGRAALHAAGHPLVSAVVGLAPWCPGGEPVDHLTGKRLVLLHGERDRVTDPRETWAFADRARAAGAEVHALSMPGGDHAMLRGAADWHTLTTGMVTGLLGLGPFPARGEHGFRPVPA; via the coding sequence ATGGCCGTGCTCATCCGCAGAGGCGCGAAGGACACCGGAACCCCGGCCGGGCCGGCACTGCGCCTCGACCGGTTCGTGACGCCGTCGGAGGCCGCCGTCCTGCTGCTCCACGGCGGCCGCGCCGACGCGCTCGAGCCGCCGTCGGCGCTGAACCTGCCCGGCGTGCGGATGAGGCCCTTCGTCCGGTCCGTCGCACGCGCCACGACGGGGCACGGCATCGCGCTCGGCCGGGTCCGGTACGCGTTCCGGGGGTGGAACGGCTCGCGCGCCGACGCGGGACGCGACGCGCTGCGAGCGCTCGACGAACTCGCGGCGGTCACCGGGCCCGTGCCCACCGTCCTGGTGGGCCACTCGATGGGCGGCCGCGCCGCCCTGCACGCCGCCGGTCACCCACTGGTGTCCGCGGTCGTCGGGCTCGCCCCGTGGTGTCCCGGGGGTGAGCCCGTGGACCATCTGACCGGCAAGCGGCTCGTGCTGCTGCACGGCGAGCGAGACCGGGTCACCGACCCCAGGGAGACCTGGGCCTTCGCCGACCGGGCCCGCGCCGCGGGCGCCGAGGTCCACGCGCTGTCGATGCCCGGCGGCGACCACGCGATGCTGCGCGGCGCCGCCGACTGGCACACGCTGACCACCGGGATGGTCACGGGCCTGCTGGGTCTCGGTCCGTTTCCGGCGCGCGGCGAGCACGGCTTCAGGCCCGTGCCGGCCTGA
- a CDS encoding Rieske (2Fe-2S) protein, with amino-acid sequence MAPTARRTVLKGAALAGAAGLGVAGCSTESKLGHAEVPTPTAPVDLGAADAVPVGGARLYREERLVVHCPAKGEYKAFSAQCTHAGCVLDKVEGTEGNCPCHGSRFDVTTGRALQGPATVPLPEVPVKAEGGRLVAGPEA; translated from the coding sequence ATGGCCCCGACCGCCCGCCGCACCGTCCTGAAGGGCGCGGCCCTCGCCGGGGCCGCCGGGCTGGGGGTCGCCGGATGTTCCACCGAGTCCAAGCTCGGCCACGCGGAGGTCCCCACCCCCACGGCACCGGTCGATCTCGGCGCCGCGGACGCCGTGCCCGTCGGCGGGGCCAGGCTCTACCGCGAGGAGCGCCTTGTCGTGCACTGCCCGGCCAAGGGCGAGTACAAGGCGTTCAGCGCCCAGTGCACCCACGCCGGCTGCGTCCTCGACAAGGTGGAGGGCACGGAGGGCAACTGCCCCTGTCACGGCAGCCGCTTCGACGTGACGACCGGCAGGGCCCTGCAGGGCCCTGCCACGGTGCCGCTGCCGGAGGTGCCGGTCAAGGCGGAGGGCGGCCGGCTCGTGGCGGGCCCGGAGGCATAG